Part of the Plasmodium knowlesi strain H genome assembly, chromosome: 11 genome is shown below.
ATGTTGGTTACGTAGATGAAGAtaacttcctcttcattgCTGGCCGAATTAAGGATATAATTAACAGGGGAGGTGAGAAGATCATTCCCAACGAAATTGATGATGTGGTGAGGGATGACCCACGGGTTTCCGACTGCTTATCCTTTGCGTGTACTGATGAGGTGTATGGCGAGGCCATTTACGCGGCCGTAATTTTGGACGAGAAACAGTTGCCTTGGGGGGAAGCACTACAGAAGGCGCAAGCAGGAAGTTTCACGTCTGGTGTAAATCCGATTAATGATTCTCTTCCTCCCAGGTTTGTCACTTCTATAACATCCACTGGTTACGGGGCATCCGCACCGCCCCAGCATAGCAACCCCCCCGTAGAGAACGAATTCAACGTGGAGGTATCGCTGAGCCTGAACTTTAAGTACCACTATCTGCGGAAGGAACTAACGGAGCAGATGAAGAAACGACTGGCGGATTTCAAAGTGCcccaaaaaatatactttGTTAATCATTTCTTAAAAACGGACACAGGGAAAGTgtcaagaaggaaaatggcAGAAGGGGTAGAGCATTTGAAAGGAACTCCACTGAATCTATTCGATGTGCTAGCCTTATGTTTGAAGAAGGCCCATCTGGATGGTTACATTTATGGACTGTATGGAATTCCCTTGAACAAAATGATTCACAGTTTTGTGCGGAACAAAATTTACTACATAAGTTttaggaacgaaataaatgcTTGCGTGAGTTGCAGTTATGTGAATTATTTCGACGAacataaggaaaagaaaaaggtgggAATTATCCTGACGTGCTCAGGGCCAGCATTTGTGAATGCTCTACCAGGGTTATACAACGCAAAGGTGAACCACTTTCCACTTATCTTCATGTGTTTCGAAAACTTTACTGCTAAGAATTTAACTGAGTTTGATAAGCATCAGAATTTCCAATACTTCCCACAGCAAAAATTTTTGGCAAAGGCCAAGGAGATGTGTGCAGGAGTGTTCCATGTAAATTCGCCCGATGCGTTTCCGGAGCAGCTGTACAATTGTTTTGAGACATGTTTAAGGATGAAGTCTCCTGTTTATTTAAACGTGAGTTATAACCTAATAGGAAAGGAAGTAACTCTTGATAGGGCTCTACACTTATTGGATATGACTGACTGCTACGCAGGGAGGTACCTCCAACCACTAAATGTGTTGAACGGACGAATCAACTTTTCCaaagaggaggatgaaaaaTTCAATAAATTGTTACAGCTGTTTTGTAGGATTTACCAGAGTAACAAAAGAGGAGCGATCTTCCTAGGGACCAACTGCAACCATGGCGTTAAGTACGTCTTGAAGTTGTCTCACTTGATGAGGATACCCATATATACTAGCACCATGGCCAAATGTtttgtgaaggaaaattatttgtacAATGCTAATCAGTGTAAGTCGTTCCTCTTCGAAAATCTGGACTTTTGCTTCGCCTTTGGAACCGTCTACAACTTTTATTTCAACTTTGGGAACTTCCCAAGatgcaaaaaggagaatatgCTTTGTGTTGACTTGACAAATGATGTGTTTGACCCTCAAGTGGACTCCCACTGCGagcactttttcttctctgaCTTGTACAGAGTTGTGAAGCAGTTGTATTTCTCCCTGAAAAGGGGGGCCCATTCCATTGATGTGGACGGACGAATGAACTGGATAGCAGCCATCCAAGAGGCTAAAAAGAGGAGCATAGATAGACTTTGCCGCCAAGTAGCGACCCAGCACTTAGTTTCTGAACAGTTTACCATGGAACAGGCTATGCTTATACTCAGACACTGTCTGCTCGATTATTTCTTTATTCGGAATGAAATTCCAGCAATGTACAAACGGTATTTCATCGATTATTTTAAGTACGTTGACTGGGCGCAGCTGCGCAGGGTGCTTCAGGGTGATGTCCTACCTCATGAGGATGACGAAGCGGACCTGGGTCCACCACAAAGCGACTGTGATCTGAGTGACAGCAGCTTGGAGGGGGGAGAACAGAGGGACCACACGGGCGGATACGACCCCCCAAAAAAGAGTAAAACATGGGGGAACGGAAAACGCAAGTTCCTCAACcgaggaattaaaaaaagagtagTTATCACGAACGAAGGGTCAATAACACTACACTTGGGAATATTATATTTACCGCAGCTGGGGCCATACAACTTTGTCATACCACAGATCAATGGAATGATGGGTGTATCCATGAACGCAGCTATTTGTGCCGCTCTGAACCATCCGGAAAATATTGTTTTTGCAATTTTAGGAGATTCATCCTTTGGCTTTACCTCCAACGAAGTAGAAACCATATGCCGTTTCAAGTTAAAAATTGTTCTCATTATTTTAAACAACAACGGCATATACGGTGATAGAGACTTTCAGACAAAGGAACCGTATTCCGAAGAGCTGAACAAGgatgcccatttttttctacagAATCCTTCCGCTCTTTACCATTTTAGCAAGTATGAGAATTATGTGACTGCCCACGGAGGGTATGGTCGATATGTGGACAATCGGGAAGATTTTCTCAAGCAGATCAAGCATGTCATGAGCGAAAATTTTAGTTCCTTCCCAGTGCTCCTAAATGTTATGGTGGGGGACGCGCAGTCGGTCAAATTTGACGTGGACAAGTATATACAGTGAGGTACgacaa
Proteins encoded:
- a CDS encoding acyl-CoA synthetase, putative — translated: MAEECTLRSFLQLEDVRDRYITDLNTEKRRFSYAQVLEEVENLRSFLKGINVKPGEEISIILFNSIEYVVSFLGINYNKNICLPLNTNLKKEEYVRYLVNNCKYIIIHDYDENDDIYFSMKKKHGYYKNVCKSIEELGIEHNIGVIRIRKNKEAPFFTYSLSRPCGGSNAGNMKGKLSKDNGLTEKGSDVCLHLHTSGTTSKVKIVQLTNENIKTTIKNITNSYGLSREDNTVIVMPLYHVHGLIGVLMPILYAKGNVLFQVGHSFSASEFWKDVVHHNITYFSAVPTILKILLLRYESDYFVDGVKVKHKLRFIRTSSSQLDEHMEREAEVKFETNVLQAYGMTEACHQVSTNKLILTHGKDVSIVKKYKSVGIPNVGVIIYDHEKKRVCRKNELGEICINGKNVMCGYKEMKDNENICVHINTVKERAEYMEGNTFLITGESVPFFKTGDVGYVDEDNFLFIAGRIKDIINRGGEKIIPNEIDDVVRDDPRVSDCLSFACTDEVYGEAIYAAVILDEKQLPWGEALQKAQAGSFTSGVNPINDSLPPRFVTSITSTGYGASAPPQHSNPPVENEFNVEVSLSLNFKYHYLRKELTEQMKKRLADFKVPQKIYFVNHFLKTDTGKVSRRKMAEGVEHLKGTPLNLFDVLALCLKKAHLDGYIYGLYGIPLNKMIHSFVRNKIYYISFRNEINACVSCSYVNYFDEHKEKKKVGIILTCSGPAFVNALPGLYNAKVNHFPLIFMCFENFTAKNLTEFDKHQNFQYFPQQKFLAKAKEMCAGVFHVNSPDAFPEQLYNCFETCLRMKSPVYLNVSYNLIGKEVTLDRALHLLDMTDCYAGRYLQPLNVLNGRINFSKEEDEKFNKLLQLFCRIYQSNKRGAIFLGTNCNHGVKYVLKLSHLMRIPIYTSTMAKCFVKENYLYNANQCKSFLFENLDFCFAFGTVYNFYFNFGNFPRCKKENMLCVDLTNDVFDPQVDSHCEHFFFSDLYRVVKQLYFSLKRGAHSIDVDGRMNWIAAIQEAKKRSIDRLCRQVATQHLVSEQFTMEQAMLILRHCLLDYFFIRNEIPAMYKRYFIDYFKYVDWAQLRRVLQGDVLPHEDDEADLGPPQSDCDLSDSSLEGGEQRDHTGGYDPPKKSKTWGNGKRKFLNRGIKKRVVITNEGSITLHLGILYLPQLGPYNFVIPQINGMMGVSMNAAICAALNHPENIVFAILGDSSFGFTSNEVETICRFKLKIVLIILNNNGIYGDRDFQTKEPYSEELNKDAHFFLQNPSALYHFSKYENYVTAHGGYGRYVDNREDFLKQIKHVMSENFSSFPVLLNVMVGDAQSVKFDVDKYIQ